The Cupriavidus necator N-1 DNA window TACGGCAATCCGGTCGGCATGCCCTCCGCAGCCCCGGTCCCGGCCGGCGCGCGTGCGCAGGCCCCAGGCATGGGCGGCCAGCACCCCGGCCAGCATCACCCGCAGCACGGCGCCGACATGGGCGAGATCGACGTGGTCCACATGGACCCCGCCGAGGCCAGCGCCCGCTCCTACCGCGTGCAGCCGCAGCAACCCCAGCAGCCGCACCCGTCCCATCAGCCCCACCAGCAGATGGGCGGCGCCACGCCGATGCCCGGCCACCAGCCCAGCGACACGGTGCATGAGCGCTCGCGCCTGAACCCGATCCTGACCTTTGACAACTTCGTCACTGGTAAAGCCAACCAGCTGGCTCGTGCCGCGGCCATCCAGGTGGCCAACAACCCGGGCAAGTCGTACAACCCGCTGTATCTCTATGGCGGCGTGGGCCTGGGCAAGACTCACCTGATCCACGCCATCGGCAACTACATGCTGCTGGAGAACCCGCGCGCGCGCATCCGCTACATCCACGCCGAGCAGTACGTCTCTGACGTGGTCAAGGCGTACCAGCGCAAGGCGTTCGACGAGTTCAAACGCTACTACCACTCGCTGGACCTGCTGCTGATCGACGATATCCAGTTCTTCTCCGGCAAGAACCGCACGCAGGAAGAGTTCTTCTATGCCTTCGAGGCCCTAATTGCCAACCGGGCGCAGGTGATCATCACCAGCGATACCTACCCCAAGGAAATCAGCGGCATCGACGACCGCCTGATCTCGCGCTTTGACTCGGGCCTGACCGTGGCCATCGAGCCGCCCGAGCTGGAAATGCGCGTGGCCATCCTGATGAAGAAGGCCGCCGCGGAAAGCGTCAACGTGCCCGAAGAGGTTGCCTTCTTCGTCGCCAAGCACCTGCGCTCAAACGTGCGTGAGCTGGAAGGCGCGTTGCGCAAGATCCTGGCGTTCAGCAACTTCCACGGCAAGGACATCACCATCGAAGTGACGCGCGAAGCGCTCAAGGATCTGCTGACCGTGCAGAACCGCCAGATCTCCGTGGAGAACATCCAGAAGACCTGCGCGGATTTCTACAACATCAAGGTCGCTGACATGTACTCGAAAAAGCGGCCTGCCAATATTGCACGGCCGCGCCAGATTGCGATGTACCTGGCCAAGGAGCTGACGCAGAAGAGCCTGCCCGAAATCGGCGAGCTCTTTGGCGGCCGCGACCACACCACCGTGCTGCACGCCGTGCGCAAGATCGCCGACGAACGCAGCAAGGACGCGCAGCTGAACCACGAGCTGCACGTGCTGGAGCAAACGCTCAAGGGCTGATGCATGGCCGATGCCCGGGGTACCCCCGGGAAGGCGTTTTGAAGGGTCGGCCCCTCGGGGCTGGCATACTGTAGGGTGCGCGCCACGGACATCCCGTGGCGCCTGGGGAATTAACGTCAGCGTCGCCGGGGCAAGTGTCCGGAAAATGGCCACTGATAAGGCTTTGCGGTGAGTCGGGACGGGATGGCAAGTGCGGTTTGCGCCAGCGTGGCTTTTTGGGCACAGCTGGCCCGCCGGCCGGTCCCGCCCCGCTTCACCGCAGCGGCTTATCCTTGGTACAATGGCACATTAACTCCTTGATTCCTAAGTGAATTTGGAGTTGTTTGCGTTCTGCGGTCGCCGATTACAAACGACGAAGGATAAATTCAATGCAATTGGTCAAAACCTCGCGAGACAACCTGCTGCGTCCGCTGCAAATCGTGAGCGGCATCGTGG harbors:
- the dnaA gene encoding chromosomal replication initiator protein DnaA yields the protein MQDFWQAAAAQLERELTPQQFKTWIKPLAPVAFDEETHALRIAAPNRFKLDWVKSQFSGRITALACEYWEAQVSVQFVLDPAASGRAAAYMQPAQPGMDGHAAPGTGMAGYPGAQPMGGQVPFAMPGQPGYGEYPTPAAYGMGQPQYGNPVGMPSAAPVPAGARAQAPGMGGQHPGQHHPQHGADMGEIDVVHMDPAEASARSYRVQPQQPQQPHPSHQPHQQMGGATPMPGHQPSDTVHERSRLNPILTFDNFVTGKANQLARAAAIQVANNPGKSYNPLYLYGGVGLGKTHLIHAIGNYMLLENPRARIRYIHAEQYVSDVVKAYQRKAFDEFKRYYHSLDLLLIDDIQFFSGKNRTQEEFFYAFEALIANRAQVIITSDTYPKEISGIDDRLISRFDSGLTVAIEPPELEMRVAILMKKAAAESVNVPEEVAFFVAKHLRSNVRELEGALRKILAFSNFHGKDITIEVTREALKDLLTVQNRQISVENIQKTCADFYNIKVADMYSKKRPANIARPRQIAMYLAKELTQKSLPEIGELFGGRDHTTVLHAVRKIADERSKDAQLNHELHVLEQTLKG